CTCGCCGCCATGGAGTCCTTCGACTCCGGCCTGCCGATCAGCCAGGCCAAGGGTCAGGCCCGCCGCGCCGCCGAGAACTTCCGCTTCTTCGCCGACCTCATCGTCGCCCAGGCCGATGATGCGTTCAAGGTTCCGGGCCGCCAGATCAACTACGTCAACCGCAAGCCCATCGGCGTCGCCGGCCTGATCACCCCGTGGAACACCCCGTTCATGTTGGAGTCCTGGAAGCTGGCTCCCGCGCTGGCCACCGGCAACACCGTGGTGCTCAAGCCGGCCGAATTCACCCCGCTGTCCGCATCCCTGTGGCCGGAGATCTTCTCCGCTGCGGGCCTGCCCGACGGCGTGTTCAACATGGTCAACGGCTTCGGCGAGGAAGGCTACGCCGGCGATAGCCTGGTCAAGCACCCTGATGTGCCACTGATTTCATTTACCGGAGAGTCGCGCACGGGGCAGATCATCTTTGCCAACGCCGCGCCCTTCCTCAAGGGCCTGTCCATGGAGCTGGGCGGCAAGTCCCCAGCCATTGTCTTCGATGACGCGGATCTGGATACGGCTATCGACGCCACCATCTTCGGCGTCTTCTCCCTCAACGGCGAGCGCTGCACGGCGGGCTCGCGCATCCTGGTCCAGCGCGGCATCTATGACGAGTTCGTCGAGCGCTACGCCGCGCAGGCCAGCCGGGTCAAGGTGGGCCTGCCCGCCGACCCGGACACCGAGGTCGGCGCCCTGGTCCACCCGGAGCACTATGAGAAGGTCTGCTCCTACATTGAGATCGGCAAGAAGGAAGCACGCCTGGTCGCCGGCGGGGAGCGCCCCGCAGAGTTTCCCACCGGAAACTTCATCTCGCCCACCGTCTTCGTGGACGTCGATCCCTCCGCGCGCATCTTCCAGGAGGAGATCTTTGGCCCGGTGGTAGCCATTACGCCCTTTGACACGGAGGAAGAAGCCCTCGAGCTGGCCAACAACACCAAGTACGGCCTGGCCGCCTATGTGTGGACCTCCGACCTGCGCCGCGCCCACAACTTCGCCCAGGCGGTCGATGCCGGCATGGTCTGGCTCAACTCCAACAACGTCCGTGACCTGCGCACCCCGTTTGGCGGTGTGAAGGCCTCCGGGCTGGGCAATGAGGGCGGCTACCGCTCCATTGAGTTCTACACCGACCAGCAAGCAGTCCACATCAACCTAGGCGAGGTCCACAACCCCGTCTTTGGAAAGCAGTAATTCACGCCCCTTCTTTTCCCCCTCACCTGTCCCAAGGAGATCTGCCATGTCCACCCCCACCCACCTGCCTGCTTCTCGTACGTGCCCGGAAGGCGCCCCTGACATTCTGCGCTGCGCGTACATGGAAATTGTGGTCACTGACTTGAAAAAGTCACGTGAGTTTTACGTCGACGTCCTCGGCCTGGTTGTCACCGAGGAGGACGACAAAGAGATCTACCTGCGCTCCCTGGAGGAGTTCATCCACCACAACATTGTGTTGCGGGAAGGCCCGGAGGCCGCGATCGGCGTCTTTGGCTACCGGGTCCGCGGACCGGAAGATGTGGACCTTGCAGAAGAGTTCTACCGCTCCCGCGGCTGCCGCGTGGAGCGGCGCAAGGACGGCTTTGTCAAGGGCATCGGCGATTCGGTGCGCGTGATGGACCCGCTGGGCTTCCCCGTGGAGTACTTCTACGACGTCGAGCACGTTGAGCGCTTGGCCTGGCACTACGAGCTCTACTCGCCCGGCGCGCTGGTGCGCCTGGATCACTTCAACCAGGTCACCCCGGATGTTCCCACGGCCTGCCGGTTCATGGAGGACTTGGGTTTCCGGATCACGGAGACCATCACTGATTCGGAGGGCACCGAGTATGCCGCCTGGGTGCGGCGCAAGCCCACCGTCCATGACACGGCCATGACCGGTGGGGATGGCCCCCGGATGCACCACATCGCCTTTGCCACCCACGAAAAGCACAACATCTTGTCCATCTGCGACAAGCTGGGCGCGCTGCGGCTGTCTGACCGCATCGAGCGTGGGCCTGGACGCCACGGCGTGTCCAACGCGTTCTACCTGTACCTGCGCGACCCGGATGGCCACCGTGTGGAGATCTACACTCAGGACTACTACACGGGCGACCCGGATAACCCGGTGGTCAACTGGGACGTGCATGACAATCAGCGCCGGGACTGGTGGGGAACGCCCATCGTGCCGTCCTGGTACACGGATGCTTCCCGGGTCTTGGACCTGGACGGCAACCTTGTCCCGCTGGTGACTCGCACTGATGCCTCCGAGTTGGAGGAGACCATCGGCGCGGATGGTTTCTCCTACACCCGGCGTGAGGAAGGCACCGCCTCGATGCCGGCGTGGAAGCTGGGCGAATTCAAGCTGGGCAACCAGCTCTAGCCGGCGCCCCCACGCTGGCCCGGAAAAGTTTCTTGCAAGGCAAAGGAAGGAAGACTGGCCCTCATGCTTGATAAGCAGACACTGGTGGCCATCGCCGACGCGTTGCGCCAGGCGGAGGCTGACCGCTCCATGATTCCCCGGCTGACAGCCGAGTACCCCGATATGACCGTGGAGGACTCTTATGCGGTCCAAAACGTGTGGAGGCAGCGCGGTATTGCCGCCGGGCGCCGCCTGGTGGGGCGCAAGATTGGGTTGACCTCCAAGGTGATGCAGGAGGCGACGGGGATCACCGAGCCGGACTATGGCGCCATCTTCGCGGACATGGTCTACGACAACGGTGCGGTTATTGAGCATGGGCAGTTTTCCAACGTGCGCATTGAGGTGGAGCTGGCCTTCATCCTGGGCGCCGATCTTTCCGGGCCGAACGTCAGCATTTTTGATGTGTTGCGCGCCACCGAGTACGTGGTGCCCGCCTTGGAGATCTTGTCCTCTCGCATTGAGATGGAGGGGCGCACCATCGTGGACACCATCGCCGACAATGCGGCTATGGGGGCGATGGTCTATGGCGGCAATCCGGTGCGCCCGGACGCGGTGGATCTGCGCTGGGTGTCTGCGCTGCTCTACCGCAATGAGCAGCTGGAGGACACCGGCGTGGCCGCAGCGATTCTCAACCATCCGGCACGCGGGGTGGCCTGGCTGGCCAATAAGCTCGCCGAGCACGGCGATACGCTGCACGCTGGGGACATCATCTTGGCCGGGTCCTTTACCAAGCCCATGTGGGTGAACAAGGGGGATTCGGTGCACGCAGACTTTGGTTCTTTGGGGGCGATCACGTGCCGCTTCCAGTGAGCCTTCCCCCCACTTTCGCATCCGCGCTTGCCGGCCCGGATCCGCTCATCGGCCTGTGGGCGAGTGCGGGCAGCGCGGCGACCGCGGAGATCGTCGCGGCGGCAGCGGATTGGGTGCTTATCGACGCCGAGCACTCCCCCTACGACCTCTCCACGGTCACCGACCTGCTGCGCGCGGTGAGCGCCTACCCTGCCATCCCGGTGGTGCGGGTGCCCACGTGTGACACGGTGGTGATCAAGCGCTTCTTGGACCTGGGCGCCCAAAACCTCATGGTCCCGATGGTCCACTCGCCGAGCATTGCCCAAGAGGCGGTCGCGGCCATGCACTACCCCCCGCGTGGCGTGCGCGGGGTGGGCTCCGCGCTCGCGCGGTCCTCGCGGTGGAACGCCGTGCCGGACTACCTGGCCCGGGCGAGCGAGACGCTCAGCCTCACCGTTCAGATCGAATCACCGGAGGCCGTCGCCGCGGCCGCGGACATCGCCCGAGTCGACAGCGTAGATGCGGTGTTCATCGGCCCCTCCGACCTGGCCGCCACGATGGGCCACCTGGGCAACCCACAGCATCCCGACGTCCGCGCCGCGGTAGCCCAGGCCATCGCCGCCGTGCGTGCCACGGGCACCCCGGTGGGGGTCAACTCCTTTGACCTCGCCGCGGCCCGCGGTTACCTGGAGGCCGGCGCTACATTTGTCAATATCGGTGCAGATGTCCAGCTGCTTGCGCAGGCTGTGCGCGCCGCAGTGTCGCAGTTCTAAAGAAAGGTACACACACTCATGTCTGCCAACGTGGAAAAGCTCTTAAGCTCCGTGCCTACCGGACTGCTCATCGGCGGGCGGTGGCGGGGGGCGTCGACAAGCGAAACCTTCCCCGTGCACAACCCGGCCACCGGTGAGGTGCTCGCCGAGGTGGCCGCTGCCAGCAGCGACGACGCCCGCGCGGCCCTCGACGCCGCCGTGGCCGCCCAAGACCAGTGGGCGGCGACCGCCCCGCAGGAGCGCGCCGACATCCTGCGCCGCGCCTATGACCTCATCGGGGAACGCAGCGAGGAATTTGCCACCCTGATGACCCTGGAGATGGGCAAGCCGATTGCCGAGGCCCGCGGCGAGGTCACCTACGGCGCGAACTACCTGCGCTGGTTCAGCGAGGAAACCGTGCGCACCTACGGGCGCTACAGCCCCAACCCCGAGGGCACCCAAACCATGATCACCCGCCGCAAGCCCGTGGGCCCCTGTCTGCTGATCACCCCCTGGAACTTCCCGCTGGCCATGGGCGCACGCAAGGTCGCCCCGGCGCTGGCCGCCGGCTGCACAGTAGTACTCAAGCCGGCAAAACTCACCCCCCTGACCACCGCCCTGTTCGCCGCGATCCTCCAGGAGGCCGGCGTGCCAGCCGGGGTGGTCAACGTGGTCCCCTCCGCCCACGCCGCGGCCATCTCCGAGCCACTGCTTGCCGACGCCCGCCTGCGCAAGGTCTCCTTCACCGGATCCACCGCAGTGGGGCGCACCCTGCTCACGCAGGCCGCCGACAACATCCTGCGCACCTCCATGGAACTCGGTGGCAACGCGCCCTTCATCGTCTTCGCGGACGCCGACATCCCCGCCGCCGCCGACGGCGCCATGGCCGCCAAGATGCGCAACATCGGCGAGGCCTGCACCGCCGCCAACCGCATCTTGGTCCACCAGGACGTCGCCGAGGAATTCACCGCCGAACTTGCCCGCCGCTTTGCCGAGCTCACGATAGGAAACGGCCTGGATGAAACCGTCACCGTCGGCCCCCTGATCCAGCCCAGCGCCGTCGACCACCTCACCGAGCTGGTCGAAGACGCCACCGCCCATGGCGGAGAAATCGTCTGCGGCGGAAGCCCCCTCGAGCGCGACGGCTACTTCTTTGCCCCCACCATCATCACCGGCGCGGATACCTCCGCGCGCGTGTTCACCGAAGAGATCTTTGGTCCCCTGGCGCCCATCTTCACCTTCTCTGACGAACAAGAGGCCTACGCCCTGGCAAACGACACCGAATACGGCCTGGCCTCCTACGTATTTACCGCCGACTACGCCACCGCCATGCGCGCCGCCGACGCCCTGGAATTCGGGCTCGTCGGCTGGAACGCCGGCGCGATCTCCAACGCGGCCGCACCGTTTGGCGGGGTCAAGCACTCCGGCATGGGGCGCGAAGGCAGCGTCGAAGGCATCGAAGAATACACGGAGGTCCAGTACATCGCGGTGCCGCGCTAAGCGTTATGCCTCGCAAGGTTGTCAACGCTGCTTGCCCGGGCACACCCGAAACTGCCTTCGCTGGCCTCCGCTCACGCACCGCCGCCCCCGCCGGGCGCCTGCTTCCGGTTCAACTCATCAACAACGACGGATAGGGCGGCTCGTCTCCGCCCGCCACGGCGCTAGCACTGAGCTGTGCCCCACCCGTAGACTCAGCTGCACCTGCACCACAGGAAAGGAGTAGTCATGCCAGCATCGACACCAGATCACAACGAGTCTCATGCGGATACCCCATCATCGAGCGGGGACAAGCAGCATTCACCAGAGCACATCCAGCTTGCCCAGCAGGTCATGGACAAGATCCGCCAGGCCCAGGAGAGCGGAACCACCCTGCCCTCGTTTTTTGCGGTGCCTCGGACCAAAGATGAGACAGCCAAGAACGAAGACTCGGCGGACAGCGAGTAGGTATCTGGAGTCCTCCCCGGGCTCCCAAACCAAGCCGCGGCGTAGGCGGCGCGGCGCCACTTTCCGTCAGATGCGCCGCGCCGACTAAATCAGAACCCCTGGGCGATGCGGTGGTACACCGAGTTCCAGCGCAGGGAGTCCTCGAATCCCTCCACCGTGGAGTCCTCATCAATGACGGCCAGCTCCACGCCCGCGATGCGCGCAAAGTCCCGCCACGTCTGCACATCAATCGCCGTAGACAGCACCGTGTGGTGGGCCGCACCCGCAGCCAGCCAGCACGCCGCAGAGGTATGGAAGTCCGGCGCCGGCTCCCACACGGCACGCGCAACCGGCAGCTTGGGAAGCGGCGCATCCGGCTCCACCACGTTGACCACGTTGGCCGTCAGGCGGAAACGATCCCGCAGGTCAGACCACGCGACCACAACACCGGGGCCCGGATCCGTATCAAAGACCAGGCGCACAGGGTCAAGGCGGTTACCAATGCCCAGCGGGTGGATCTCCATCCGCGGCCGCGCACTGGTCAGCGACGGGCAGACCTCCAACATGTGCGCGCCCAGGATCTTCTCCTGGCCCGGCACCATGTTGTAGCAGTAGTCCTCCATCAGGCTCGCCCCGCCGTCCAGGCCGTAGCCCATGACCTTGGCAATGCGGATGAGCAGGCCCGTCTTCCAGTCGCCCTCCGCGCCGAAACCATAGCCGTCTGCCATGAGGCGCTGCACGGCCAGGCCGGGCAGCTGTTCTAGGGCTCCTAAGTCCTCAAAGCTATCCGTAAACGCCTGGGCACCAACCTCTTCCAAGAACCCACGCAGGGCGGCCTCCTGGCGGGCCGCGTAGCGCAGCGCATCGTGCTGCGCCCCTCCTGCCCGCAGTTCGGGGACGACGTCGTAAAGCTCCTCGTACTCGTCGATGAGGCGATCGATCTCGGAGTCGGCGACGGCGTCGATAGCCGCGGCGAGGTCGTTGACGGCCCACGTGTTGACTGAGGTGCCAAAGACGATCTCAGCCTCGGTCTTATCGCCCTCGGTGACGGCAACATTGCGCATGTTATCGCCAAAACGCACCAGGTTGAGGTGCTGTGCCTCATCCCAGCCGGCGGCGGCGCGCGCCCACGTGCCAATGCGCTTGGTCACGCGCTCTTCCTTGCTGTGGCCCACCACCGTCACCCGCGGGATGCCCATCCGGGTGAGGATGTATCCGAACTCCCGGTCGCCGTGGGCCGCCTGGTTGAGGTTCATGAAGTCCATGTCGATGGTCGCCCACGGCAGCTGCGCCTCATCCTGGGTGTGCAGGTGCAACAGCGGCTTGCGCAGCGCGTCCAGGCCCCGGATCCACATCTTCGCCGGGGAGAACGTGTGCATCCAGGCGATCACGCCGATGACTTCCTTGCGGGCGCCTGCCTCCACGAGGGTATCGGCAATAGCATCCGAATCCGTCAGCGTGGGCTTCCACACCACGGGCACGGGGATATTGCCCGCATCATTGAGGTTGCTCACCACCGCCTGCGACTGCTCGGCCACCTGACGCAGCGTTTCTTCTCCGTAGAGATGCTGCGAGCCGGTGAGAAACCAGATTTCCTTTCCCTCAAAGGGATTCTTCATAGCCATGATGTTCGGCTCCTTATCTTGAGTGTGTATCCCGCCGTGTTGGGGGCGGTCTTATTGCCCGTAGACGTTTTGGTAGCGGTCATACAGGTGGTCGATTTTGTCCTGCGGAATGGGGCTAAGCTCGCCGAGTTGGCGGGCAAGATGCATGGCCTTGGCCACCTCTTCGACCATCACGGCGGCCTTGACGGCCGCCCGGCCCGTGGCGCCTATGGTGAATGGCCCGTGGTTTTTCATCAGCACGGCAGGCGAAGGCGAATCGCGCAGCGTATCCACGATCCCGCGCCCGATGGAGTCATCCCCGATGATGGCAAACGGGCCCACCGGCACCGGGCCCCCAAACTCGTCCGCCATCATGGTCAACCCGCAGGGGATGTCCTCGCCGCGGGCAGCCCACGCGCACGCATACGTCGAATGGGTGTGGACCACTCCGCCTACGTGAGGCATGTGCTCATAGACGTAGGCGTGGGCGGCGGTATCCGAACTCGGCTTGCCCTGCCCGTCGATGAGCCGGCCCTTGACGTCACAGACCACCATGGACTCGGGCGTCAGCTCGTCATAGCTGACCCCGGAGGGTTTGATCACCAAAAGATCCTTATCCGAGGCCACCCCGCTCGGATCCACGACCACGCGCTCAGAGACGTTTCCGGCCGTCCATACCACCAGCCCCCAGCGCGGCAACTCCGCGTGCAACGCGGCCACCCGGGCGCGGGTGTCTGCCACGGCACGGCGCACCTCCGCCGAATACTCGTGCAAAGACTGCACAGACTGCTGACTAACCACTCGAATTCAACTCCACTTCTTCACATCTTTAGGAAGGACTCCCAGCGCCGCCGGGTGCGGGCGCACTAGTCCCCCAACAACTCCACCGCCACGCGCTGAATGCCCAGGCCGGCCTCATAGCGAGCCAAGAACTGTTCAAACCCCTCCACCGCGGCGGGACGGGGCTCCACCACCTCCGGGGTGGCGTTGGCAAAAATCTGCTTATCCAGGAAGTCCGGGAGGCTTAAGCCCGCCTCCGCGTCCAGGTAGCGCGCCAGGATGGCAATGCCCCAGGCGCCACCCTCCGCCGCCGATTCCGCCACCCCCACGGGCGTATTCAGGGCCGCCGACAACAACCGCTGGCCCACGCCCTTGGTGCGGAAAAGCCCACCGTGGGCAAAGAGGACGTCAATATCCGTGCCCTCCTCTCGCAGGATGCGCATGCCCAGCTCCAAGGTGGCAAAGGCGGCATAGACCTGGGCGCGCAGGAAGTTGGACACGCTCAGCGTGGAGGTCGGACCCCGGACGATCAAGGGACGGCCCTGATCCAACCCGGTGATGGGCTCCCCGGACAGGTAGTTGTAGGCAAGCAGGCCGCCGGCGTCTTCATCCCCGGCCAGGGCCTCGGTGAGCAGCACCTGGTAGACGTCATCCATATTGGCAATCTGGCTGTGGCCAAAAGCCACGGCCACCTGGGCGAACAGCTCCATCCAGGCGGACAGCTCATTGGTGCCGTTGTTGCAGTGGACCATGGCCACAGGCGAGCCGTCCGGGGTGGCTACCGGGTCAATCTCTGCGTGAACGGCCCGGGAGATCTCGTCTTGGACCACCATGGCAAAAATGCTGGTGCCCACGGAGACGTTTCCGGTGCGCGGACGCACCGCATTGGTGGCCACCATGCCCGTTCCGGCATCGCCTTCCGGCGGGCAGCACTGGATCCCGGGGCGCAAGGCCCCGGTGGGATCGATCAAGCGTGCGCCCTCGGCCGTGAGGGTGCCTGCCGGCTCGCCGGCGCTCAAGACCTCGGGCAACAGCTCGCGCAGCGGGGCGATCCGGGGGCCGGGACGATCGGCCACCAGGGCGTCGAAAGCAGACACCATGGTTGCGTCATAGTCGCCGGTGGCGGTGTCGATGGGGAACATGCCCACGGCATCGCCCACGCCTAAGACCTTGCGGCCCGTCAGCTTCCAGTGGACATAGCCGGCCAGGGTGGTAAAGAACGCCACATCGGCCACGTGCTGTTCGCTATCGAGGATCGCCTGGTAGAGGTGCGCGATAGACCAGCGCAGGGGGATGTTACGGCTAAACAGCGCGGTGAGTTCCTCCGCGGCCGGGCCGGTGTAGGTATCCCGCCACGTCCGAAACGGGACGAGCTGCTCGTCGCGGTCATCAAAGGCCAGGTAGCCGTGCATCATCGCGGACACCCCCAGGGCGCGGAAGCGCGGTTCGATGGTGTGCTCCGCGAGGGCGTGGGCGAGCTGGCTATAGGCCTGCTGAAGGCCCTTCCACACGTCGTCGAGAGGGTAGCTCCAGTGTCCGTCGACCAGGGTGTTTTCCCATTCCGAGGCGCCGGTTGCCACGGTGGTTCCGGAGGCATCCACGGCGCAGGCCTTGATCCGGGTGGAGCCGAGTTCTATGCCGAGGTATAGCGCATCGCTTGGTATGAGGGTGGGGGTTCCTGTGGAGGTCATGCCAGGGCTGTCCTTTCGCTCGAATGTGAACGCTCATTTGGCTTATCCATGGACTTTTTAGGGGTATAGCTGCAACGCTAGCATCTCCGGTCACATTCCTCTCCTTAAATGTGATCGCTCACATCCAGCGGTGAAGCCCGGAGCACCCACCGGGGAAGCGCCCGCACGCCCCCACGCCAGCCGCATGTACCTGAAAGCCTTAGGCTTGACCTTGCCCTTTGCCCGCCACCCCCAAGCCACTAGAAGGCAGCGTGACCATGCCTCGCCGAGACCACAGCCCCACAGGACCTTCCCCCCACTCGGGGGCATCCTCCTCCAGCGAGACCACCGAGACAGCCGAGGCCACCGAGACCACCAGCGCTCCAAGGACCGCTAGCCACAACCCCACCATGGCCGAGGTCGCCGCCGAGGCTGGGGTCTCCCACCAAACCGTCTCTCGGGTGATCAACGAGTCCCCTGGGGTACGCCCGCAAACCAAGCAGCGGGTGCAGGCAGCCATAGACAAGCTGGGGTACCGCAGGAATCTCGCCGCCCGGGCGCTGGTCACGCGCCAATCCGGGCTCATTGGGGTCATCGCTGTCGGCTCTTTTCAGTACGGGCCGACCAGCACGCTGGCCTCACTGGAGCGCGCCGCGCGGGAGAACTCCTACCTCACGCTGATTGCCACCATCGCCGAGACAAGCCACGAGCAATTTCGCACGGCCCTCAACGAGTTTTTGGAGCGCTCCGTCGAGGCCATCGTGGTCATTGCCTCGCGGGAGTCCCTGGTCTGGTTCGCCGGCGCGCTGAACCTGGCCGTCCCGTTGATCGTGCTGGGCCCGCGCCCCGCCGACCTAGAGGGGCTGACCTGCCTGAGCGTGTCCCAGGCGGGCGGCGCACGCCTGGCGGTCTCCCATCTGCTGGAGCTGGGGCACCGGGACATCACGCTGCTAACCGGCCCGAGCAATTGGGTGGATGCGCAGCGCCGCCTCCAGGGTGCGCTCAGCGAGTGCGAGGCCCACGGGGTGCAGCCGCGCATCGCCTCGGGCGACTGGAATCCGGCTTCTGGCTACGAGGCGGGCATGCGGGTGGCCGACTTGCCTCCCGCCGCCCGGCCGACGGCCGTGTTCTGCGCCAATGACCACATGGCGCTGGGCTTTTTGGCGGCCTGCCACACTCAAGGCATTCGGGTGCCGGAGGACATCTCGGTGGTCGGGTTTGACGATATCCCCGGCGTGGCCTACTACACCCCCGGCCTGACCACGGTGCACCAGGACTTTTCGGAGCTCGGCTCCCGGGCCATCGGTGCCGCGCTGGAGATGATCGCGGGGCGCACGCCGGTCACGGAACCGGTGCCTGCGACGCTGGTGATTCGCGGATCCACGGCCCCACCGCGGCAGTAGGGGCGAAGCGGGGGCACGGGGGCGTCGCCAAGCGGGATGCATGCGCAGCGCTACCCCTCAAAGGGGGTATTTTTTTCGCTTTTCGACGCCCCCTTCCGCCCGCGACCGAGCGCCCGGAGCTGCACCTTTGCCACTCCAGGGTTTAAAAGTGATCCCGATCACTAATTGTTAGCGCTCTCATTTGGATAACATCAATCCTCATACCATGTATGAACACGTTGTTAGCGCTCATTAGTTGGGGTACCGCACGGTACGCCCCTCGACCTGACCCTAGGAGGCCTTCATGAGCACTGCCCCCCAGCCCACCGAAAAGTCGATCCCCCGCGGCTT
Above is a genomic segment from Corynebacterium uberis containing:
- the hpaE gene encoding 5-carboxymethyl-2-hydroxymuconate semialdehyde dehydrogenase yields the protein MPHSARPENLPEKLRHYIGGQYVDSVDGSTFEVIDPVSNEPYIEAASGKPADIDAAVAAAKQAFDHGPWPTLLPRERAQVLYAIADQIEQREPELAAMESFDSGLPISQAKGQARRAAENFRFFADLIVAQADDAFKVPGRQINYVNRKPIGVAGLITPWNTPFMLESWKLAPALATGNTVVLKPAEFTPLSASLWPEIFSAAGLPDGVFNMVNGFGEEGYAGDSLVKHPDVPLISFTGESRTGQIIFANAAPFLKGLSMELGGKSPAIVFDDADLDTAIDATIFGVFSLNGERCTAGSRILVQRGIYDEFVERYAAQASRVKVGLPADPDTEVGALVHPEHYEKVCSYIEIGKKEARLVAGGERPAEFPTGNFISPTVFVDVDPSARIFQEEIFGPVVAITPFDTEEEALELANNTKYGLAAYVWTSDLRRAHNFAQAVDAGMVWLNSNNVRDLRTPFGGVKASGLGNEGGYRSIEFYTDQQAVHINLGEVHNPVFGKQ
- the hpaD gene encoding 3,4-dihydroxyphenylacetate 2,3-dioxygenase, yielding MSTPTHLPASRTCPEGAPDILRCAYMEIVVTDLKKSREFYVDVLGLVVTEEDDKEIYLRSLEEFIHHNIVLREGPEAAIGVFGYRVRGPEDVDLAEEFYRSRGCRVERRKDGFVKGIGDSVRVMDPLGFPVEYFYDVEHVERLAWHYELYSPGALVRLDHFNQVTPDVPTACRFMEDLGFRITETITDSEGTEYAAWVRRKPTVHDTAMTGGDGPRMHHIAFATHEKHNILSICDKLGALRLSDRIERGPGRHGVSNAFYLYLRDPDGHRVEIYTQDYYTGDPDNPVVNWDVHDNQRRDWWGTPIVPSWYTDASRVLDLDGNLVPLVTRTDASELEETIGADGFSYTRREEGTASMPAWKLGEFKLGNQL
- the hpaH gene encoding 2-oxo-hept-4-ene-1,7-dioate hydratase, which gives rise to MLDKQTLVAIADALRQAEADRSMIPRLTAEYPDMTVEDSYAVQNVWRQRGIAAGRRLVGRKIGLTSKVMQEATGITEPDYGAIFADMVYDNGAVIEHGQFSNVRIEVELAFILGADLSGPNVSIFDVLRATEYVVPALEILSSRIEMEGRTIVDTIADNAAMGAMVYGGNPVRPDAVDLRWVSALLYRNEQLEDTGVAAAILNHPARGVAWLANKLAEHGDTLHAGDIILAGSFTKPMWVNKGDSVHADFGSLGAITCRFQ
- a CDS encoding aldolase/citrate lyase family protein, producing the protein MPLPVSLPPTFASALAGPDPLIGLWASAGSAATAEIVAAAADWVLIDAEHSPYDLSTVTDLLRAVSAYPAIPVVRVPTCDTVVIKRFLDLGAQNLMVPMVHSPSIAQEAVAAMHYPPRGVRGVGSALARSSRWNAVPDYLARASETLSLTVQIESPEAVAAAADIARVDSVDAVFIGPSDLAATMGHLGNPQHPDVRAAVAQAIAAVRATGTPVGVNSFDLAAARGYLEAGATFVNIGADVQLLAQAVRAAVSQF
- a CDS encoding NAD-dependent succinate-semialdehyde dehydrogenase; amino-acid sequence: MSANVEKLLSSVPTGLLIGGRWRGASTSETFPVHNPATGEVLAEVAAASSDDARAALDAAVAAQDQWAATAPQERADILRRAYDLIGERSEEFATLMTLEMGKPIAEARGEVTYGANYLRWFSEETVRTYGRYSPNPEGTQTMITRRKPVGPCLLITPWNFPLAMGARKVAPALAAGCTVVLKPAKLTPLTTALFAAILQEAGVPAGVVNVVPSAHAAAISEPLLADARLRKVSFTGSTAVGRTLLTQAADNILRTSMELGGNAPFIVFADADIPAAADGAMAAKMRNIGEACTAANRILVHQDVAEEFTAELARRFAELTIGNGLDETVTVGPLIQPSAVDHLTELVEDATAHGGEIVCGGSPLERDGYFFAPTIITGADTSARVFTEEIFGPLAPIFTFSDEQEAYALANDTEYGLASYVFTADYATAMRAADALEFGLVGWNAGAISNAAAPFGGVKHSGMGREGSVEGIEEYTEVQYIAVPR
- the araA gene encoding L-arabinose isomerase, which produces MAMKNPFEGKEIWFLTGSQHLYGEETLRQVAEQSQAVVSNLNDAGNIPVPVVWKPTLTDSDAIADTLVEAGARKEVIGVIAWMHTFSPAKMWIRGLDALRKPLLHLHTQDEAQLPWATIDMDFMNLNQAAHGDREFGYILTRMGIPRVTVVGHSKEERVTKRIGTWARAAAGWDEAQHLNLVRFGDNMRNVAVTEGDKTEAEIVFGTSVNTWAVNDLAAAIDAVADSEIDRLIDEYEELYDVVPELRAGGAQHDALRYAARQEAALRGFLEEVGAQAFTDSFEDLGALEQLPGLAVQRLMADGYGFGAEGDWKTGLLIRIAKVMGYGLDGGASLMEDYCYNMVPGQEKILGAHMLEVCPSLTSARPRMEIHPLGIGNRLDPVRLVFDTDPGPGVVVAWSDLRDRFRLTANVVNVVEPDAPLPKLPVARAVWEPAPDFHTSAACWLAAGAAHHTVLSTAIDVQTWRDFARIAGVELAVIDEDSTVEGFEDSLRWNSVYHRIAQGF
- a CDS encoding L-ribulose-5-phosphate 4-epimerase, producing MHEYSAEVRRAVADTRARVAALHAELPRWGLVVWTAGNVSERVVVDPSGVASDKDLLVIKPSGVSYDELTPESMVVCDVKGRLIDGQGKPSSDTAAHAYVYEHMPHVGGVVHTHSTYACAWAARGEDIPCGLTMMADEFGGPVPVGPFAIIGDDSIGRGIVDTLRDSPSPAVLMKNHGPFTIGATGRAAVKAAVMVEEVAKAMHLARQLGELSPIPQDKIDHLYDRYQNVYGQ
- a CDS encoding xylulokinase — its product is MTSTGTPTLIPSDALYLGIELGSTRIKACAVDASGTTVATGASEWENTLVDGHWSYPLDDVWKGLQQAYSQLAHALAEHTIEPRFRALGVSAMMHGYLAFDDRDEQLVPFRTWRDTYTGPAAEELTALFSRNIPLRWSIAHLYQAILDSEQHVADVAFFTTLAGYVHWKLTGRKVLGVGDAVGMFPIDTATGDYDATMVSAFDALVADRPGPRIAPLRELLPEVLSAGEPAGTLTAEGARLIDPTGALRPGIQCCPPEGDAGTGMVATNAVRPRTGNVSVGTSIFAMVVQDEISRAVHAEIDPVATPDGSPVAMVHCNNGTNELSAWMELFAQVAVAFGHSQIANMDDVYQVLLTEALAGDEDAGGLLAYNYLSGEPITGLDQGRPLIVRGPTSTLSVSNFLRAQVYAAFATLELGMRILREEGTDIDVLFAHGGLFRTKGVGQRLLSAALNTPVGVAESAAEGGAWGIAILARYLDAEAGLSLPDFLDKQIFANATPEVVEPRPAAVEGFEQFLARYEAGLGIQRVAVELLGD
- a CDS encoding LacI family DNA-binding transcriptional regulator, producing the protein MPRRDHSPTGPSPHSGASSSSETTETAEATETTSAPRTASHNPTMAEVAAEAGVSHQTVSRVINESPGVRPQTKQRVQAAIDKLGYRRNLAARALVTRQSGLIGVIAVGSFQYGPTSTLASLERAARENSYLTLIATIAETSHEQFRTALNEFLERSVEAIVVIASRESLVWFAGALNLAVPLIVLGPRPADLEGLTCLSVSQAGGARLAVSHLLELGHRDITLLTGPSNWVDAQRRLQGALSECEAHGVQPRIASGDWNPASGYEAGMRVADLPPAARPTAVFCANDHMALGFLAACHTQGIRVPEDISVVGFDDIPGVAYYTPGLTTVHQDFSELGSRAIGAALEMIAGRTPVTEPVPATLVIRGSTAPPRQ